The region TGCAGCATAGCAACGGTAATGGGGAACGGCAACGGGCATAGCCTGCCCCTGACACCGAAGTGAGAGGCTCACGAGTCGTTCATGCGAAAAGGCAATCCGATGCTGGTGGCACGTCACGAGAAAATGTCGTAGAAGGAACGTAAAACGTCTTAAGTGAAAACTAACGAGTTGTTAAAAACCCATAAACTGGACCAAAcaacccgacgacgacgacgacggtgactgaCGGTGCAGGATGGCTGAGTTGCCGAAGACCACTGCTATTAACAAGCGCATCTCGGGAAAATGAGTGCCACGGGGCACAACCACCGGTTCACCGGAGGGATGTGCAATCTTGAGCCCGTGTCAGAGATTATTTATCCGCTTCATTTGCCGgaccggctggccggttgtCACCTTCCACCGACGGCCAACCAGGCCAACGGTTTACGATTGTCCCGAAAGAGCTAGAGAGTTGCGAGCGTGAGCGTTGAAATGACCCAAAGATCCCGCTCCGAAGCTTCACGGTGACAATTGCCCATGTGAGAATTTCTTGCTTTTATTGATATGAACCCTAGGTAGTACTGGCGGACCACCCCCGGGGCCGCGCGATCGCCGAAGCCTGATGCAAGCGTAAAAATATGGCCAAGGCTTGGGATCGTTTTCGGTAGATAAAAGATGGATGCGCCGGCATCCAGTCTCGGAACGGCACAGCACGGAGCAACagttaaaaagaaataaaacggGCCCGGTCGGCCGGAACTTGGATCACACCCTCAGAGACAGTCGCGATAGTCCTTCGGCGGATATAAACCCTTACTTGGCATATGGAATCCTCTGCCACTGGCTGGTGTGCGTTTCTTGGGACAATTCTTGCGATGGTTCCGATGGACACGTAGCCGAGGAGGTGGAAGTGGAGTTTTCCGATAATGTGTTCCGTACATGTTCCGTTTCTTCCGGACGTTACTACCACGGCCAGAGCGGGGCCAGAGTGAAGACTATAAATATAGTATGATATGAGGATGATAAAAAGGGACGTTGGTGCGTCGGAGTAATACCGCGTTATGTACTAGATACATTGTAGCTCAAGTTCAGACAGAAGCAAAGTGACTGCCCTTGTGCCACTGGGTCATAATATGCTGTCATCTACAAAGTGAGACGCCAGAAGATGTTCTTTTGAAACCATCAGCCCTCCTAAAAGGCGTTATTATTGATCCCCTAAACCCCGAACAAGCTAGATGCTTTTATTTGACTGTAAATTGTACTCCATATCCACCGCCCAGCAGGCCATCGCGTAACATTTTGATCTCCACCAGCCACTCACCAGGAGGAATAAATGGAGGAAGGCTCCTCTCATCCAGCACGTACTCATCGATCGTGTAGTTGCCCTTCGGAAACGGACAGGTACCCTTCGGCGGAAAGTCCGACACTTGCAGTAATTGAGGATAGACGAGTTCATCACCGGCGATCACCTGACACAATTTGCCCGCTCCTGCGCCATATTTTTGCCTACGGTCACTGAACGGATCCAGCTTGTAGGCCGTCCACATTATCtgaagggaaaagaaggaatGAAATGTGAATCATCGCGTTGCTACCAGCTGCCTGATACGAACCTCAGCTTCGTCGCCTATATTCTGCAACACCGAAAACGATCCCAAGATGCTGAAGGTGTTGCGTCCTTTGCGTGTCAACCGGACCGTGCCATAGTCCACGATGCCCTCAATTTCCCCCGGCATCACTTCGAAGCTGTTCAATATGGCTTCGTACAGCTGCGAACGAAGCAAAGCGTATATACATTTACCTTGCTTAACATCTTGAGGGCCTCCTCGTCTAACAACTACTCACTGCTGCCTGAGCTGCTAAACAGCTACACAACAGAACCAAGCCACAAGCAATACCAAGTCTTTTCATACTGCAATCCACTCTCGAAATGATGCGGAAAGTCAATCAGGATGGAGTTTTTAATGTGACCTTACTCGAGTGCATGTAACTTGTCGATCCAACTGATTAAAACCGCTAATTGGACCAGTGCGCGAGCATGAAATGTTACATGCAGTAGCTACAAGCTACAACTTTTATGATTCAATCCACATGCCACGGTTTGCATGCCGTGTCGAGATCTCTAATCTGTAAATCGGATGACGGCTGGGATGGGGACACACGAGTTAGCCCCGAACGATCAGTCACGTTGGCCCCGTCGCTGCACGGTGAGCGATAATGTTTTCGACACATTTCGCTCTCCTGTGCGCCACCCAGTTTCTGGGACgatattttccgttttcttatGCCGCTTCGcatcagcaaaagaaaacgtGGCCGCAACCATGAACCATGAAAAATACCGATAAATCACGTGGAATAAatcatcttcttcccttccccccgtGGAGTGTGCTGGTGAAAGGATACATTTCACATTTGAAACCACCATTCCGTTTCCAAGCCACTTCCGGTTCGGGGAGGGATGAAGGGTTTTAAAATCGTACTGCCACAACGCACCGGGGACTGTCACGGGGCTGTCGGGCTTCATTTATTTGGATTGGTTTTACATAAATTCGTCCGGGATGTGTCGGCGGAttcgtgcggtggtggtgcccttgAGTGGTGAAAGCTGAAAGCGACGATTGAGGGTCGATGATATATTGGCAGCACTTTATAATGATTGGATTTGTGTCCGCCATTGTGTGTCGACTGCGTgtgcggcggcggtggcgacagGGATTTGAAAAATAATGCCATGGCCTGCTCAGGCCTGCAAGTGCTTCGGGACGTGACTCGACTCTGCTCGCGACGTGGCAATGGATGCTGCGATGAGGTGTCGGCTACCACACGATACACTACGCCGCGCGATACGCACTAAGTTCATACGAAGATGTCAGTGAttgcaataaataaaagataTTTCATCCTCCTGCGAGTGTGGCAGTGGCCCATAATTCACCCGCGTGGCAGCGTGTTGAAGACGTTTTCGGGGTAATCCCTGCACCGCCCATGACACTTCATTATGGAGAcattgaacgaacgaaggccTCCcttgtgctgatgatgctgtgtcGAAAGGTTCTTACGCTGTTCTCACCTGTCAAGCAGCGTAAAAGATATTCGACGCCCAGGAAGTTACACAACGAGCCCCACTTCTTTTCAACGACGAAAGCTGTCAAATCACATTTTATGGAATATCCCAAAGTCCAGGCGGAAGCAGCTCAACGAGCCCTGGTGGACCTGGATAAAGTGTGCAACATGATACCGACCGTAAGAGAAGTCTGTAtcatattttatgtatttttacGATCATCAGAGGACTTTTGTACTATTTAACAGCTTTGGAgttttttgatttatgatgggaAAACGATACCACAGAGTCTATCACAGAGAAACGGTCAATATATTTGCCATTCCACCGGAAAACGTATCACATTCGTTCGGGCATAAGGAATACATATTTATGCATGTGAAAAGACTCCATATAAGAATCAGATTTCCTGCTCCAactcaatttcaattttatcgcACACAAGAGACCAATCGTGGAAAACACTCAAGgcacaaaagaaaaccccaAACGGAAAAAGATGCCCCACAAAAAAGGGCACAAAACAGAAGTTcgataaatcaaaatcaaattacCCAACAATTGATGATAAATATCAATACATTAAAACGacataaaaaacacaaacacacacggagATGCCCGGAGTTCCCCTATGCCTGGCCACAACCAAGTGGCCAAACCGTACCCGAAATAACTCAATTTTGAACCGCACTCCAGCGTGCGGCCCCCGGAACGATTCGCTACCGTATCCTTCCATACATCTTTGTATCGAGAACAAATCTCTTAACCCGCAGGACAtgtctataaaaaaaaaccaggcgaCTTAAGGAggggcagcaacagccacagtcacagcaacaacaacaaaaaaaaccgacagtCCAAACCGGAAACTTGGCCAGTCGATGCCTCTTCCGCCGCAATAAAAAAGCGATTTTCCAATATCCCTTCCAAAACGCCAAACACCACatacgctcgctcgctgaatgAGAGAAAACGGGATGTTCATCACCCTCAGCCAGCCTCTTGTTCGGCGGCGACGCACAAGACGACGGAGCCCTTCCGGTCCAGATCCATGCGTGAGAGATATGTGATCCTGCTCAATTGCCCATTCAACCGCTAGAAAGAATccgcccaaaaagggggaagaggaTACCAAGAAACTGTCGAATACTTCAAGCATCTCAAGCGAAACGGTATCCTTTGCGCCTTTGGTCAGGGTTTGTGGAtgtgttttttggttgttgttctaTCCCTCCGTCCCCTCCCACAAAGCACCTCCTTATCTCCTATCGGCGTCTTCGGTTTGGGTGCGTAATCCTTTTCCATTGTGTTTGCTCCCCGGGCGTCGTTCGCGAAGGCTGGAACTCCCGCGCAGTCCTGCTGATTTCAAGTGGCAGATAGGAATGCGAAGCGATGCTGGCGTTGTTTCGGTTTCAGTTCCGGAATAGTCTTCGGAGGGGAGGAattttgcatttgtttattCAAGAAGACAACCCTCGCTGGTCGCACACGAACTCCTAATAGTCTGTCCAGGGATTTATCCTTTCTGGACCTGGGGCGCGATGTCACCACTAGCGCCCGTACTGAATCACTCCCGCTCCCTGTGGGCATGTGTATTGATGTATGGAGCATGTGAAATGAATATATTCGCTTTATTTTATCCCTGTTTTCCCTGTTTCCTTTTCCCAGCTACCGGGCAGACCACAGAGAGCGCGAAGATCCCGAAACGACGTGGGACGTCCCGACGatgtttgtcgattttttCGGCGTTTCTCCGAGGAGGAGTAGAGCTAACCGGAGGGGTGGCCGAGGGTGACCGTAATTGCTTGTATACACATAGACCCACACACGCTCATCACGCATCAAACTCGTCCTCCGGCAGTCCGCCAGGGGGGGGCGTGCTGGCGAGGTCTGGCATGGGACTGATAACCGAAGGAAACTCGCTTCCGGTAACAGGCACGATATGTCACGACTCACGACCCATTTTCTTCCGGCGCCCACCAGCCACAAAACGGTCGTATCATCGATTCCCCTGTGGCCAGCCGTGGCCGTAGCCTTCTCGTGTGTT is a window of Anopheles aquasalis chromosome 2, idAnoAquaMG_Q_19, whole genome shotgun sequence DNA encoding:
- the LOC126581342 gene encoding uncharacterized protein LOC126581342, encoding MKRLGIACGLVLLCSCLAAQAALYEAILNSFEVMPGEIEGIVDYGTVRLTRKGRNTFSILGSFSVLQNIGDEAEIMWTAYKLDPFSDRRQKYGAGAGKLCQVIAGDELVYPQLLQVSDFPPKGTCPFPKGNYTIDEYVLDERSLPPFIPPGEWLVEIKMLRDGLLGGGYGVQFTVK